From the Longimicrobium sp. genome, one window contains:
- a CDS encoding nuclear transport factor 2 family protein produces MRRTLAAALLVSLAACAPRVQSPPAAPMAAQAAPGPVFPTDVAAARAAYIAAWQGTDRAALASFFAPDARVVFSDETYDGRAEIDRRWLAEDVGRVSELVMTPAHVTADGDRVTEAGTVTLLFRAAGGESHAERGTYEHVWARQPDGTWKLQTVHMDSHPAPPQ; encoded by the coding sequence GTGAGACGGACCCTCGCCGCGGCCCTGCTCGTCTCCCTCGCCGCCTGCGCGCCCCGCGTCCAGTCGCCGCCCGCCGCTCCGATGGCAGCCCAAGCCGCGCCGGGGCCGGTGTTCCCCACGGATGTGGCGGCCGCGCGCGCCGCGTACATCGCCGCGTGGCAGGGGACGGACCGCGCGGCGCTGGCCTCGTTCTTCGCGCCGGACGCGCGGGTGGTGTTCAGCGACGAGACGTACGACGGCCGCGCGGAGATCGACAGGCGCTGGCTGGCCGAGGACGTGGGCCGGGTGAGCGAGCTGGTGATGACGCCCGCCCACGTCACCGCCGACGGCGACCGCGTGACCGAGGCCGGCACGGTGACGCTCCTCTTCCGCGCGGCTGGCGGCGAGTCGCACGCCGAGCGCGGCACCTACGAGCACGTCTGGGCGCGCCAGCCCGACGGCACGTGGAAGCTGCAGACGGTGCACATGGACTCGCATCCCGCCCCGCCGCAGTGA